A part of Ptychodera flava strain L36383 chromosome 11, AS_Pfla_20210202, whole genome shotgun sequence genomic DNA contains:
- the LOC139143537 gene encoding transcription initiation factor TFIID subunit 5-like — protein MADNTEGHQQTPGARVVKMEVTAPTAHKTPETDEKSMDKQTLMAVLQFLKKNNLKGTETLLRQEANISATEDVEPSNTEQDVSSVLSAYSSEGDPSKYEEYYNNVISFVESALDRYKSELAQILYPVFVHMYLELVYNGHETEAQSFFDKFHGIQEEYHQEDLVKLSTVTKKEHMKSNELMINFRSSKFTIKMSRDSYQLLKRHLQDKQQSILLDILQEHLYIDVFDGLPRSKQQIDATAGAMTGAARREANKTKVFYGLLKEPDINLPIEEDDDVGEGDDKPKKKKVKKDSQMGKKNKPDPNAPPQNRIPLPELRDIDKMEKALALRETMKRVKVGSDNMPSICFYTFLNTNHGVSSVEVSEDSSLMAVGFADSQVRVWPLTPKKLRCVKEADELMAIDKDADDVLERIMDDRSATDSRTLLGHSGPVNATSFSPDRSMLLSCSEDGTVRLWSLQMYVNLVCYKGHNYPVWDAQFAPYGYYFVSAGHDKTARLWATENHQPLRIFSGHLSDVDCVRFHPYSNYVATGSSDRTCRLWDVHTGNCVRVLTGHKGPIHSIAFSPDGKHIATAGVDKTILLWDIGHGTLIGRLKGHTDTVYSLSFSRDGTVLASGGIDNTVKLWDVNKAFGEVDTDEITNSTHITLSENTNYLLDSYPTKSTPVLHVHFTRKNLLLAAGAYSA, from the exons CAAACCCTTATGGCCGTTCTGCAGTTTCTAAAGAAAAACAATCTAAAG GGTACTGAAACTTTGCTGCGTCAGGAGGCCAACATAAGTGCCACAGAAGATGTTGAACCATCTAATACAGAACAAGATGTTTCTTCAGTGCTGTCAGCATATTCTAG TGAAGGTGATCCATCAAAGTATGAAGAGTACTACAACAATGTCATTTCGTTTGTCGAGTCAGCATTGGACAGATACAAG AGTGAGCTTGCACAGATTCTGTACCCGGTATTTGTACATATGTATTTGGAATTGGTTTATAATGGACATGAAACAGAAG CTCAGTCATTCTTTGATAAGTTCCATGGAATTCAAGAAGAGTACCACCAAGAAGACCTGGTTAAGTTATCCACAGTGACCAAGAAAGAACACATGAAAAGCAATGAACTCATGATAAACTTCAG ATCCAGCAAATTCACCATCAAGATGTCCAGGGATTCTTATCAACTTTTAAAAAGACATTTACAAGACAAACAGCAGAGCATTCTATTGGACATCCTACAAGAACACCTATACATTGATG TGTTTGACGGTTTACCAAGAAGTAAACAGCAAATAGACGCTACTGCCGGTGCTATGACTGGTGCTGCCAGGAGGGAAG CTAACAAAACCAAGGTGTTTTATGGATTGCTGAAAGAACCAGACATCAATCTGCCAATTGAAGAAGACGATGATGTTGGAGAAGGTGATGATAAACCAAAG aaaaagaaAGTGAAGAAAGATTCACAGATGGGCAAAAAGAACAAACCTGATCCAAATGCACCGCCACAAAATAGAATACCACTGCCAGAATT ACGGGACATCGACAAAATGGAGAAGGCACTTGCATTGAGAGAAACAATGAAAAGAGTCAAAGTTGGGTCTGATAATATGCCATCTATTTGCTTCTATACATTCCTAAATACAAATCATGG AGTATCCAGTGTGGAGGTTTCTGAAGATTCAAGTCTAATGGCTGTAGGCTTTGCAGATTCCCAAGTCCGTGTGTGGCCGCTGACGCCCAAAAAGTTACGATGTGTCAAAGAAGCAGATGAGTTGATGGCCATTGATAAGGATGCAGATGATGTCTTGGAGAGAATCATGGATGACAG AAGTGCAACTGATAGTAGAACATTACTAGGCCATAGTGGACCTGTGAATGCTACAAGCTTTAGTCCAGACAGAAGTATGTTACTGTCATGCTCAGAAGATGGAACAG TTCGGTTATGGAGTCTCCAAATGTATGTGAATTTAGTGTGTTACAAAGGCCATAACTATCCAGTATGGGATGCACAGTTTGC CCCATATGGATATTACTTTGTGTCAGCTGGACATGACAAAACAGCCAGACTTTGGGCAACAGAAAACCACCAGCCTCTCAGGATATTCTCAGGGCATCTCTCTGATGTAGAT tgtgtGAGGTTTCACCCCTATTCAAATTATGTAGCAACTGGTTCAAGTGACAGGACATGCAGACTCTGGGATGTACATACTGGCAACTGTGTCAGGGTTCTTACAGGACACAAG GGACCAATTCACTCAATAGCTTTCTCACCAGACGGTAAACACATAGCAACAGCTGGGGTAGACAAGACAATACTATTATGGGATATAGGACATGGCACTCTCATTGGAAGGTTAAAAGGACACACAGACACTGTGTACTCTCTGTCTTTCAGCAGAGATGGCACTGTGTTGGCATCAG GTGGGATAGATAACACAGTTAAGTTATGGGACGTCAATAAGGCATTTGGTGAAGTGGACACTGATGAAATCACCAATTCAACTCACATTACACT GTCAGAAAATACCAACTACCTACTGGACTCCTATCCAACTAAGTCTACTCCAGTTCTTCACGTCCACTTCACACGAAAGAATCTTCTCCTAGCAGCTGGTGCATATTCAGCGTAG